Proteins from a genomic interval of Pseudomonas paeninsulae:
- a CDS encoding alpha/beta fold hydrolase family protein, with protein sequence MPLVYRLAALLCGITLGGPLLAADIDAQSYGYPLTNPFEATIATTPPELQPKLPADADIDQQDYRVKLRPEREFELPDNFWPVTKMGYRLAEQKGEAPLIFIIAGTGMPYTSSTAEYLKKLFYGAGYHVVQLSSPTSYDFMSAASRFATPGLTSEDADDLYRAMQAVRAQHPRLQVSAFHLTGYSLGALQAAFVSQLDETRRSFNFKRVLLLNPPVNLYTSTSNLDRLVQTQVEGINSSTTFYETVLAKLTRYFQEKGYVDLNDAMLFDFQRSKEQLSDEQMAMLIGTVFRFAAADIAFTSDLINRRGLITPARYPINDSTSLTPFFKRALQCDFDCYITEQLIPMWRARLNGGSITQMIDQVSLYAVEDYLKNSSKIAVMHNADDLILGPGDLGFLRKTLGDRLTVYPFGGHCGNLNYRVNSDAMLEFFRG encoded by the coding sequence ATGCCGCTTGTATATCGCTTGGCCGCTCTACTGTGCGGCATAACCCTCGGTGGACCACTGCTGGCGGCCGACATCGACGCGCAAAGCTATGGTTACCCACTGACCAACCCGTTCGAGGCGACCATCGCCACCACGCCACCCGAACTGCAACCGAAATTGCCGGCCGATGCCGACATTGACCAGCAGGACTACCGGGTCAAACTGCGCCCGGAGCGTGAGTTCGAATTGCCGGATAACTTCTGGCCGGTGACCAAGATGGGGTATCGCCTAGCCGAGCAAAAAGGCGAGGCACCGCTGATTTTCATCATCGCCGGCACGGGCATGCCCTACACCAGCAGCACGGCGGAATACCTGAAAAAACTGTTCTACGGCGCCGGATACCACGTGGTACAGCTATCCTCACCGACCAGCTACGACTTCATGAGCGCCGCCTCGCGCTTCGCCACACCAGGCCTCACCAGTGAAGATGCCGACGACCTGTACCGTGCGATGCAGGCCGTGCGCGCCCAGCATCCGCGCCTGCAGGTCAGCGCCTTCCACCTGACCGGCTATAGCTTGGGTGCCCTGCAAGCGGCATTCGTCAGCCAGCTCGACGAAACCCGCCGCAGCTTCAACTTCAAACGTGTGCTGCTGCTCAACCCGCCGGTCAACCTCTACACCTCGACCAGCAACCTCGACCGCCTGGTACAAACCCAGGTTGAAGGCATCAACAGCAGCACCACCTTCTACGAGACCGTATTGGCCAAACTGACCCGCTATTTCCAGGAAAAGGGTTACGTTGACCTCAACGATGCGATGCTCTTCGACTTCCAGCGCTCCAAGGAGCAGCTTTCCGACGAGCAGATGGCCATGCTGATTGGTACGGTGTTCCGCTTCGCCGCTGCCGATATCGCCTTCACCTCAGACCTGATCAACCGGCGCGGCCTGATCACCCCGGCACGCTACCCGATCAACGACAGCACCAGCCTCACGCCGTTCTTCAAACGCGCCCTGCAATGTGACTTCGACTGCTACATCACCGAGCAGCTGATCCCGATGTGGCGGGCCCGCCTTAACGGCGGCAGCATTACCCAGATGATCGATCAGGTCAGTCTCTATGCCGTCGAAGACTATTTGAAAAACTCCAGCAAGATCGCCGTGATGCACAATGCCGACGACCTCATTCTCGGCCCTGGCGACCTGGGCTTTCTGCGCAAAACTCTTGGCGACCGCCTGACCGTCTACCCGTTCGGCGGGCACTGCGGCAACCTCAACTACCGCGTCAACAGCGACGCCATGCTGGAGTTTTTCCGTGGTTAA
- a CDS encoding GNAT family N-acetyltransferase, whose protein sequence is MPHVHIRSAQRDDVALIIGFIRELADYEKLSDQVVADPAQMTEHLFGTRPFAEVLIGEVDGTAAGFALFFHNYSTFLGKPGIYLEDLYVRSSARGTGLGTALLGKLASLAIERGCGRLEWSVLDWNEPAIDFYRHLGAQPLDDWTMYRLAGSALHDLGQKSA, encoded by the coding sequence ATGCCCCATGTGCACATCCGCAGTGCCCAGCGTGACGATGTTGCGCTGATCATCGGTTTTATCCGCGAACTGGCCGACTACGAGAAGCTCAGCGATCAGGTGGTCGCCGACCCTGCACAAATGACCGAACACTTGTTCGGGACGCGCCCCTTTGCCGAAGTGCTGATCGGCGAAGTCGATGGTACGGCCGCAGGCTTTGCCCTGTTTTTCCATAATTACTCGACCTTCCTCGGTAAACCCGGTATCTATCTAGAAGATCTCTATGTACGCTCCAGCGCCCGAGGGACGGGACTTGGCACTGCCTTGCTCGGCAAGCTAGCGAGCTTGGCTATAGAGCGCGGCTGCGGACGTCTGGAATGGTCGGTGCTGGACTGGAATGAACCGGCCATCGACTTCTATAGGCACCTGGGCGCTCAGCCGCTGGATGACTGGACGATGTATCGCCTGGCCGGCTCGGCGCTGCACGACCTGGGTCAAAAATCGGCTTGA
- a CDS encoding DUF2061 domain-containing protein produces the protein MLKTITFTLMHFCIAFAVTYALTGSVAASGLVAAIEPLCNSVGFYFHEKLWQRLENRSSPAPELPKHAWLHHQA, from the coding sequence ATGCTCAAGACCATAACCTTCACCCTGATGCACTTCTGCATCGCCTTTGCGGTGACCTATGCGCTGACCGGCAGTGTCGCGGCCAGTGGCCTGGTGGCCGCCATCGAGCCTCTGTGCAACTCGGTTGGCTTCTACTTTCACGAGAAGCTCTGGCAGCGCCTGGAGAATCGTTCGAGTCCGGCACCAGAACTACCGAAACATGCCTGGTTGCACCATCAGGCATGA
- a CDS encoding ComEA family DNA-binding protein encodes MHKRYLSSLLCAVLTAATLSVSAAETSTTAPAKPAAVQVAEVGKVNLNTADAPTLQRELSGIGETKAKAIVAYRDAHGAFTSVDEVLEVKGIGESILAKNRDKLSIN; translated from the coding sequence ATGCATAAGCGCTATCTCTCTTCCCTGCTGTGTGCTGTTCTGACCGCAGCGACTCTCAGCGTCTCCGCCGCCGAAACCTCCACGACTGCACCCGCGAAGCCCGCGGCGGTGCAAGTAGCCGAGGTCGGCAAAGTCAATCTGAATACGGCCGATGCTCCCACGCTCCAGCGTGAGCTGAGCGGTATCGGCGAGACCAAGGCCAAGGCGATAGTGGCGTACCGTGATGCCCATGGCGCGTTCACCTCGGTTGATGAGGTGCTTGAGGTCAAGGGTATCGGCGAGTCTATCCTGGCGAAAAACCGCGACAAGCTGAGTATCAATTAA
- a CDS encoding amino acid aminotransferase, with the protein MSLFSAVEMAPRDPILGLNEAFNADTRTTKVNLGVGVYTNEDGRIPLLRAVAEAENALTATHAPRGYLPIEGIAAYDQAVQTLLFGADSALMKEGRVITAQALGGTGALKIGADFLKRLLPDAAVAISDPSWENHRALFEAAGFPVRNYRYYDAFSNGVNRGGLFEDLKNLPARSIVVLHACCHNPTGVDLSMDDWQAILEILREREHVPFLDIAYQGFGDGIEEDAAAVRLFAESGLTFFVSSSFSKSFSLYGERVGALSIVTGSKDETARVLSQLKRVIRTNYSNPPTHGASVVAAVLNNPKLRAMWEAELGEMRERIRAMRLAMVEQLTALGAKRDFSFVAQQRGMFSYSGLTTEQVERLKSEFGIYAVGTGRICVAALNQRNLPVVTQAIAQVL; encoded by the coding sequence ATGAGTCTGTTCTCTGCCGTCGAAATGGCTCCGCGCGACCCTATTCTGGGCCTCAACGAAGCATTCAACGCCGATACCCGCACCACCAAGGTCAACCTCGGTGTTGGCGTGTACACCAATGAAGATGGGCGAATTCCGCTTTTGCGGGCCGTGGCAGAAGCAGAAAATGCGCTGACGGCCACCCATGCGCCCCGTGGCTACTTGCCGATCGAGGGCATCGCCGCTTACGACCAGGCCGTGCAGACCCTGTTGTTCGGCGCCGACTCGGCCCTAATGAAGGAAGGCCGGGTGATTACTGCCCAGGCCCTGGGCGGTACTGGTGCACTGAAAATCGGTGCAGACTTCCTCAAGCGCCTGCTGCCTGATGCAGCGGTCGCCATCAGCGATCCGAGCTGGGAAAACCACCGCGCCCTGTTCGAGGCGGCAGGTTTCCCTGTACGCAACTACCGCTACTACGATGCCTTCAGCAATGGGGTGAATCGTGGCGGCCTGTTCGAAGACCTGAAAAACCTGCCCGCCCGCTCGATCGTGGTGCTGCACGCCTGCTGCCACAATCCGACCGGCGTCGACCTGAGCATGGACGACTGGCAGGCCATTCTCGAAATTCTTCGTGAGCGCGAGCACGTACCCTTCCTCGACATCGCCTACCAGGGCTTTGGCGACGGCATCGAGGAAGACGCGGCGGCCGTGCGCCTGTTCGCCGAGTCCGGCTTGACCTTCTTTGTCTCCAGCTCTTTCTCCAAGTCGTTCTCGTTGTATGGCGAACGAGTGGGTGCGCTGTCCATCGTCACTGGTTCGAAAGATGAAACCGCTCGGGTGCTATCGCAACTCAAGCGCGTAATCCGCACCAACTACTCGAACCCGCCGACCCATGGCGCCAGCGTGGTCGCCGCGGTGCTCAACAACCCCAAACTGCGCGCCATGTGGGAAGCCGAACTGGGCGAAATGCGCGAACGCATCCGCGCCATGCGCCTGGCCATGGTCGAGCAATTGACGGCCCTGGGCGCCAAGCGAGACTTCAGCTTCGTCGCCCAGCAGCGCGGAATGTTCTCCTACTCGGGCCTCACCACCGAGCAGGTGGAACGCCTGAAGAGCGAGTTCGGCATCTACGCTGTCGGCACCGGGCGCATCTGCGTCGCCGCGCTGAACCAGCGCAATCTGCCGGTCGTTACCCAGGCCATCGCCCAAGTTCTCTGA
- the uvrB gene encoding excinuclease ABC subunit UvrB, with amino-acid sequence MSKFQLVTRFQPAGDQPEAIRQMVEGIEAGLSHQTLLGVTGSGKTFSIANVIAQIQRPTLILAPNKTLAAQLYGEFKSFFPNNAVEYFVSYYDYYQPEAYVPSSDTFIEKDASINDHIEQMRLSATKALLERPDAIIVTTVSCIYGLGSPESYLKMVLHVDRGDKLDQRELLRRLADLQYTRNDMDFARASFRVRGDVIDVFPAESELEAVRVELFDDEVESLSAFDPLTGEVIRKLPRFTFYPKSHYVTPREVLLEAVEKIKVELVERLEYLRSTNKLVEAQRLEQRTRFDLEMILELGYCNGIENYSRYLSGRGPGEPPPTLYDYLPDQALLVIDESHVAVPQVGAMYKGDRSRKETLVEYGFRLPSALDNRPMRFEEWEAASPQTIFVSATPGNYEAEHAGRVIEQVVRPTGLVDPQIEVRPALTQVDDLLSEIHKRVVLGERVLVTTLTKRMAEDLTDYLADHGAKVRYLHSDIDTVERVEIIRDLRLGAFDVLVGINLLREGLDMPEVSLVAILDADKEGFLRSERSLIQTIGRAARNLNGRAILYADRMTGSMERAIGETERRRNKQIAFNAANGITPKGVFKDVRDILEGATVPGSRSKKRKGMAQAAEESARYENELRSPNEIAKRIRQLEEKMYQLARDLEFEAAAQVRDEIHKLRERLLQV; translated from the coding sequence ATGTCCAAGTTCCAACTGGTCACCCGTTTCCAGCCTGCCGGCGATCAGCCGGAGGCCATTCGGCAGATGGTGGAAGGCATTGAGGCGGGTTTGTCGCATCAGACCCTGCTCGGCGTGACTGGCTCGGGCAAGACCTTCAGCATCGCCAACGTGATCGCGCAGATCCAGCGGCCAACCTTGATTCTGGCGCCGAACAAGACTCTGGCCGCTCAGCTGTATGGGGAGTTCAAGAGTTTCTTCCCGAACAACGCGGTGGAGTATTTCGTTTCCTATTACGACTACTACCAGCCGGAAGCCTACGTGCCTTCCTCGGACACCTTTATCGAGAAAGACGCCTCGATCAACGATCACATCGAGCAGATGCGCCTGTCGGCGACCAAGGCGCTGCTGGAGCGGCCGGATGCGATCATTGTCACCACGGTATCGTGCATCTATGGCCTGGGTAGTCCCGAGTCTTACCTGAAAATGGTGCTGCACGTCGATCGCGGCGACAAGCTGGATCAGCGTGAACTGCTGCGTCGCCTGGCCGACTTGCAGTACACGCGCAACGATATGGATTTTGCCCGTGCCAGCTTTCGGGTGCGCGGCGACGTGATCGATGTGTTTCCAGCGGAGTCGGAGTTGGAGGCCGTTCGCGTCGAGCTATTCGATGACGAGGTGGAGAGCTTGTCCGCGTTCGATCCGCTGACCGGCGAGGTGATCCGCAAGCTGCCGCGTTTCACCTTCTATCCCAAGAGCCACTACGTCACCCCGCGCGAAGTGCTGCTGGAGGCGGTGGAGAAAATCAAGGTCGAGCTGGTCGAGCGCCTGGAGTACCTGCGCAGTACCAATAAGCTGGTCGAAGCGCAGCGTCTGGAGCAGCGCACGCGCTTCGACCTGGAGATGATCCTCGAACTGGGTTATTGCAACGGCATCGAAAACTATTCCCGTTATCTGTCCGGACGTGGGCCGGGCGAGCCGCCGCCAACCCTCTACGACTACCTGCCGGATCAGGCCTTGCTGGTAATCGACGAGTCGCATGTCGCGGTACCGCAGGTCGGCGCCATGTACAAGGGTGACCGCTCGCGCAAGGAAACCCTGGTCGAGTATGGATTTCGCCTGCCCTCGGCGCTGGATAACCGGCCGATGCGTTTCGAGGAATGGGAGGCGGCCAGCCCGCAAACCATTTTCGTCTCGGCCACGCCGGGCAACTACGAGGCCGAGCATGCCGGGCGGGTGATCGAGCAAGTGGTAAGGCCGACCGGCCTGGTCGACCCGCAGATTGAGGTGCGTCCGGCGCTGACCCAGGTCGACGATTTACTCTCGGAAATTCACAAACGCGTGGTCCTGGGCGAGCGGGTGCTGGTCACCACCCTGACCAAGCGCATGGCCGAGGATTTGACTGACTACCTGGCCGATCATGGCGCCAAGGTGCGCTACCTGCACTCGGACATCGATACGGTGGAGCGGGTCGAAATCATCCGTGACTTGCGCCTCGGTGCATTCGACGTGCTGGTCGGTATCAACCTGCTGCGCGAAGGCTTGGACATGCCGGAGGTCTCGCTGGTAGCGATTCTTGATGCGGATAAAGAAGGCTTCCTGCGCAGCGAACGCTCGCTGATCCAGACCATCGGCCGCGCGGCGCGTAACCTCAACGGTCGGGCCATTCTCTATGCCGACCGCATGACCGGCTCGATGGAGCGCGCCATCGGCGAAACTGAGCGGCGGCGCAACAAGCAGATTGCCTTCAACGCGGCCAACGGCATCACCCCCAAGGGGGTATTCAAGGACGTCCGGGATATTCTCGAAGGCGCCACGGTGCCGGGTTCGCGCAGCAAGAAGCGCAAGGGCATGGCTCAGGCGGCGGAAGAAAGTGCGCGCTACGAGAACGAGCTGCGTTCGCCGAACGAGATTGCCAAGCGCATCCGGCAACTGGAGGAGAAGATGTACCAGTTGGCCCGAGATCTGGAGTTCGAGGCCGCCGCACAAGTGCGTGACGAGATCCACAAGCTGCGTGAGCGTTTGTTGCAGGTGTGA
- the rdgC gene encoding recombination-associated protein RdgC, which produces MWFRNLLVYRLTQNAPFDVETLEVALAAKPARPCASQELTTYGFIAPFGKGGDAPLVHASGDFLLIAARKEERILPGSVVRDALKEKVDEIEAEQMRKVYKKERDQLKDDIVQTFLPRAFIRKSATFAAIAPKQGLILVDASSPKRAEDLLSTLREAIGSLPVRPLTVKIAPSATMTEWVTTQKAADDFHVLDECELRDTHEDGGVVRCKRQDLTSDEIQLHMTSGKQVTQLSLAWQDKLSFMLDDKLVVKRLRFEDLLQDQAEQDGGDDALGQQDASFTLMMLTFVEFLPALFEALGGEETPQGI; this is translated from the coding sequence ATGTGGTTTCGTAACCTGCTGGTTTATCGCCTCACCCAAAACGCCCCCTTCGATGTCGAAACACTCGAAGTCGCACTGGCCGCCAAACCGGCGCGTCCCTGTGCCAGCCAGGAGCTGACCACCTATGGTTTCATCGCCCCCTTCGGCAAAGGCGGTGATGCGCCACTGGTGCATGCCAGCGGCGACTTTCTGCTGATCGCGGCGCGCAAGGAAGAACGCATCCTGCCGGGCAGCGTGGTGCGCGATGCCCTGAAGGAAAAAGTCGACGAGATCGAAGCCGAGCAGATGCGCAAGGTCTACAAGAAGGAACGCGACCAGCTTAAGGACGACATCGTGCAGACTTTCCTGCCGCGGGCCTTTATCCGCAAGTCGGCGACATTCGCCGCCATTGCCCCGAAGCAAGGCCTGATCCTGGTCGACGCCTCCAGCCCGAAACGTGCGGAAGACCTGCTCTCCACCCTGCGTGAAGCCATCGGCTCACTGCCGGTACGCCCACTGACGGTGAAGATTGCCCCTAGCGCTACCATGACCGAGTGGGTCACAACGCAGAAAGCCGCCGACGACTTCCATGTACTCGACGAATGCGAGCTGCGCGACACCCACGAAGATGGTGGTGTGGTGCGCTGCAAACGCCAGGACCTGACCAGCGACGAAATCCAGCTGCATATGACCTCCGGCAAACAGGTCACTCAATTGTCGCTGGCCTGGCAGGACAAGCTGTCGTTCATGCTCGACGACAAACTGGTGGTCAAGCGCCTGCGCTTCGAAGATCTGCTGCAGGATCAGGCGGAACAGGATGGCGGCGATGACGCCCTCGGCCAACAGGACGCCAGCTTCACCCTGATGATGCTGACCTTCGTCGAGTTCCTCCCTGCGCTGTTCGAAGCCCTGGGTGGCGAAGAGACGCCACAGGGCATCTAA
- a CDS encoding FKBP-type peptidyl-prolyl cis-trans isomerase: MKQHRLAAAVALVGLVLAGCDSQTSVELESPAQKASYGIGLNMGKSLAQEGMDDLDSNAVAQGIEDAIGKKEQRLKDDELVEAFAFLQKRAEERMATMSEESAKAGKKFLEENGKREGVVTTESGLQYEVLKKAEGDQPKATDVVSVHYEGKLTDGSVFDSSIERDSPIELPVSGVIPGWVEGLQLMHVGEKYKLYIPSELAYGEQSPTPAIPANSVLVFELELLEIKAASAEQ; the protein is encoded by the coding sequence ATGAAACAGCATCGTTTAGCGGCGGCGGTCGCTCTGGTAGGTCTGGTTCTCGCGGGTTGTGATTCGCAAACCAGCGTAGAGTTGGAGAGCCCGGCACAAAAAGCCTCCTACGGTATCGGCCTGAACATGGGCAAGAGCCTGGCGCAGGAAGGCATGGATGACCTCGATTCGAACGCCGTGGCCCAAGGCATCGAAGATGCCATCGGCAAGAAAGAGCAGCGCCTGAAAGACGACGAACTGGTCGAGGCTTTCGCGTTCCTGCAGAAGCGTGCCGAAGAGCGCATGGCTACCATGAGCGAGGAGTCGGCCAAGGCTGGCAAGAAATTCCTCGAAGAGAATGGCAAGCGTGAAGGCGTGGTCACCACCGAATCCGGTTTGCAGTACGAAGTGCTGAAAAAAGCGGAAGGCGATCAGCCGAAAGCCACTGATGTGGTGAGCGTGCACTATGAAGGCAAGTTGACCGATGGCAGCGTGTTCGACAGCTCTATCGAGCGCGATAGCCCGATCGAACTGCCGGTCAGCGGTGTGATTCCAGGTTGGGTCGAGGGCTTACAGTTGATGCATGTCGGCGAGAAGTACAAGCTCTATATCCCGAGTGAGCTGGCATACGGCGAGCAAAGCCCGACTCCGGCGATCCCGGCCAACTCGGTGTTGGTGTTCGAGCTGGAGCTGTTGGAAATCAAGGCCGCCAGTGCCGAACAGTAA
- a CDS encoding YkvA family protein, with product MKQPWNFSSYLRLAPAFLRRGRLPALLLAVARKSGKPGRRFTALKDDLRLLQGLCMAWWRGEYRAISSQALLAVVAALLYFVTPLDALPDWLPMVGFIDDLAVLAWVLRTWSDELAAFRAWREAQAPEALEVIERLPDGQSLALDKPKP from the coding sequence ATGAAACAGCCGTGGAATTTTTCCAGTTACCTGCGCTTGGCACCGGCTTTTTTACGTCGTGGCCGCTTGCCTGCTTTGCTGTTGGCGGTGGCACGCAAGAGTGGCAAGCCAGGTCGGCGCTTCACTGCCTTGAAAGATGATTTGCGACTCCTGCAAGGTCTCTGCATGGCCTGGTGGCGCGGTGAGTATCGAGCGATCAGCTCTCAGGCGTTACTGGCGGTGGTCGCTGCGTTGCTGTATTTCGTCACGCCACTGGATGCGCTGCCGGATTGGCTGCCGATGGTCGGCTTTATCGATGATTTGGCCGTACTGGCCTGGGTGCTGCGCACCTGGAGCGATGAGCTGGCGGCATTTCGTGCCTGGCGAGAAGCCCAGGCGCCTGAGGCGCTCGAGGTTATCGAGCGCTTGCCAGATGGGCAAAGCCTGGCGCTGGATAAACCGAAGCCCTGA
- a CDS encoding helix-turn-helix domain-containing protein, translating into MKVQVIKRDGEPEYAVLPWADYLALLQASGHAAQVPEAPADAVKPALSELTRLREEKGLSLQELARSVGISPHYLGMIESAERQPDAAIKRALAWALGVAGWEEKL; encoded by the coding sequence ATGAAAGTGCAAGTAATCAAACGTGATGGCGAGCCCGAATATGCGGTACTGCCCTGGGCAGATTATCTGGCCTTGTTGCAGGCCTCGGGCCACGCTGCGCAAGTGCCGGAAGCGCCTGCGGATGCAGTCAAGCCGGCGCTGAGCGAGTTGACGCGGTTGCGTGAAGAAAAGGGCTTGTCGCTGCAAGAGTTGGCGCGCTCGGTGGGGATCAGTCCGCATTACCTGGGCATGATCGAAAGCGCCGAGCGCCAGCCAGACGCCGCCATCAAGCGGGCCTTGGCCTGGGCGCTCGGTGTCGCAGGCTGGGAGGAGAAGCTTTGA
- a CDS encoding SEL1-like repeat protein, translating to MLGQLRARIGYVVARRLFHWSWLVKQPRGWRWLEGQFARMANLGDVAAQGFYGHILLFRGHGFGAREEGVRLLRLAATGGDAKAAYQLGVLSLAGDTRQAPDGVEAARWWTLAAAAGHPLAAQRLADLYREGGRGLPADPELAACFVQRAQELGL from the coding sequence GTGCTTGGGCAACTGCGTGCGCGTATAGGCTATGTGGTGGCCCGACGGTTGTTCCACTGGTCGTGGTTGGTTAAACAGCCACGCGGCTGGCGCTGGCTGGAAGGGCAGTTCGCGCGCATGGCCAACCTCGGCGATGTTGCCGCGCAGGGCTTTTACGGGCATATCCTGCTGTTTCGTGGCCACGGGTTTGGCGCCCGCGAAGAAGGCGTGCGTCTGTTGCGCCTGGCCGCCACTGGTGGTGATGCCAAGGCTGCCTATCAGCTTGGCGTACTGAGCCTGGCGGGCGATACCCGGCAAGCCCCCGATGGGGTCGAGGCCGCGCGCTGGTGGACGCTGGCGGCCGCGGCTGGCCATCCCCTGGCCGCCCAGCGCTTGGCCGACCTGTATCGTGAGGGTGGCCGGGGCTTGCCGGCCGACCCCGAGCTGGCGGCGTGCTTTGTCCAGAGGGCGCAGGAACTGGGACTGTAA
- a CDS encoding bifunctional diguanylate cyclase/phosphodiesterase: protein MTATEQLSALDHILAHGDLYSLFQPIVSLSERCILGYEALTRGPSNSPLHSPINLFAVARNAGRLGELEVACRKNACRRFSELQLPGKLFLNVSPDSLLEPGHQPGRTLQLLQAYGIPPSQVVIELTEQSPTDDFTLLDTALHHYRAMGFSIALDDLGAGYSSLRLWSELRPDYVKIDRHFIDGIHQDAVKREFVGSILKMAKASRAQVIAEGIELEEELAVLAEMGIDLLQGYLLCRPQEQPPRDAHKLLPKLNGNALALSEEGSNLSPLLNAQPAVPQHTLIAEVLEAFRAQANLNSLAVVDEHGQPIGIVNRHALSEALLKPFATDLFARKPISRLMSNDFLAVELKQSLQQVSRLLTSRARQRIEEDFIITQDGSYLGLGRVIDVLKLITELKIQQARYANPLTLLPGNVPIQQCLTRLLQQAREAVICYVDIDNFKPFNDLYGYAKGDEVLLSLAQCLSERVDPARDFVGHIGGDDFLLVLGSHDWRARLNRLQEDFQSQCRRFYSDEHLQAGCLVAHGRQGQRQEFALLSLSLGAVHLRPEQCAQLDASQLAALASEAKRHAKAVPGYSLHIIDTHKLSA, encoded by the coding sequence ATGACCGCCACCGAGCAACTGAGCGCGCTGGACCATATTCTCGCTCACGGCGACCTGTACAGCTTGTTCCAGCCGATCGTCAGCCTTTCCGAGCGCTGCATCCTCGGATACGAAGCCCTGACTCGTGGCCCGTCCAACAGCCCATTGCACTCACCGATCAATCTGTTCGCCGTGGCACGCAATGCCGGGCGACTGGGCGAGCTGGAGGTGGCCTGTCGCAAAAATGCCTGCCGGCGCTTCAGCGAACTGCAACTGCCGGGCAAGCTGTTTCTCAACGTCTCGCCGGATTCACTGCTGGAGCCTGGCCATCAACCCGGTCGCACCCTGCAACTGCTGCAAGCCTATGGCATCCCGCCCAGCCAAGTGGTGATCGAGCTGACCGAGCAGTCTCCCACCGACGACTTCACCCTCCTCGATACCGCCCTGCATCATTACCGCGCCATGGGCTTTTCGATTGCCCTGGACGACCTTGGCGCTGGCTATTCGAGCCTGCGCCTATGGTCAGAGCTGCGCCCGGATTACGTGAAAATAGACCGCCACTTTATCGATGGCATTCATCAGGACGCGGTCAAGCGCGAGTTCGTCGGTTCGATCCTGAAGATGGCCAAGGCGTCACGCGCCCAGGTGATTGCCGAAGGGATCGAACTGGAAGAAGAACTCGCCGTACTGGCCGAGATGGGCATTGACCTGCTGCAAGGCTATTTGCTCTGTCGCCCGCAGGAACAACCACCACGCGATGCGCACAAACTCCTGCCGAAACTCAACGGCAATGCGCTAGCCCTCAGCGAAGAAGGCAGCAACCTCAGCCCCCTGCTCAACGCACAGCCGGCAGTACCCCAGCACACGCTCATCGCCGAGGTGCTGGAAGCCTTCCGTGCCCAGGCCAATCTCAACTCCTTGGCCGTCGTCGATGAGCACGGGCAACCGATCGGCATCGTCAACCGCCATGCGCTGTCCGAAGCACTGCTCAAGCCTTTTGCCACCGACCTGTTCGCCCGCAAACCGATCAGCCGCCTGATGAGTAATGACTTCCTCGCCGTCGAACTAAAGCAGTCGTTGCAGCAGGTCAGCCGCCTGCTCACCAGCCGTGCCCGTCAACGCATAGAGGAAGATTTCATCATCACCCAGGACGGCAGTTACCTGGGGCTTGGGCGGGTGATCGATGTGCTCAAGTTGATCACCGAACTGAAGATCCAGCAGGCGCGCTACGCCAACCCGCTGACCCTGCTGCCGGGCAATGTACCGATCCAGCAATGCCTGACTCGCCTGTTGCAACAAGCCCGAGAAGCGGTGATCTGTTATGTGGATATCGACAACTTCAAGCCGTTCAACGACCTCTATGGCTATGCCAAAGGCGATGAAGTGTTGCTGAGTCTGGCGCAATGCCTAAGCGAGCGGGTAGACCCTGCACGGGATTTTGTCGGCCATATTGGCGGCGACGACTTCTTGCTGGTGCTCGGCTCACACGATTGGCGAGCCCGCCTCAATCGCCTGCAGGAAGACTTTCAAAGTCAGTGCCGGCGCTTCTACAGCGATGAACACCTGCAAGCTGGCTGCCTGGTCGCCCACGGCCGGCAGGGCCAGCGCCAGGAATTCGCGCTGCTCTCCCTGTCACTGGGGGCGGTGCATCTACGCCCGGAACAATGCGCACAACTGGACGCCAGCCAGCTCGCAGCTCTGGCTTCGGAAGCCAAGCGCCACGCCAAGGCAGTGCCCGGTTACAGCCTGCATATCATCGATACGCACAAGCTGTCGGCTTGA